In the genome of Nocardioides sp. NBC_00368, the window TACGGATTGATCCAGCGAGCTCGGCTCCGTTGACCATTCGCGTGAGGACCGCTTGTGCGCGGAGTGACGGGATCTGCCTGCTCCTTTCTGGTCAGGATCGGGAGCACATCGGTGCCGAGCTTCTGGCCGAGCCGAAGGCTGACGTACTGAAGCAGCGCGTCGAACCGAGCCGCGACCTCCGGTGCGCTCTTGTCAGATGCACGAAGGGTGCCGGCAATTACTGCGTCCCGAACTGCGACCCAGTTCGCCCCCATGTCCTCGAGCTCCATGGCTCCGGAGCGAGGGTGCTCGAGGTACCGGATCAGCTCGCCCAGTATCCACGCCTGCTCGGGATCGGAAACTCCTCGGTGTTCCTTCTGCATCACGGCTGTCGAGAGGACGTAGGACCATGACCAATGGTGAAGCGCGACTTTCTTCAGCTTGCGCTTGTCCACCTTGGTGGGATGTTGGCCAGCAATGCCCGGGATCTCGTTGCTGATCGTAATCAGTGCATCGAAACCCTCGTCCCGCGCGATATCGAGGTAGCTCTCCAATTGCTCTGGTTGGAGTTCGTTCTTGCCTGTCTTCACTTCAACCAGTGCCGTCCAAGACTTCGTTCCACGGGTTGCGCGAATGAGGCCATCTGGATAGCAGCGTTTGTCGCCAATCATGAATGGGACCTCGATGTAAGTTTCGATCTGTCCGGCTGGTGCGCCGAGATGGCCAACTAAGGCCTTTCCGAACTCCTTCACGACGCTCATCACTGCCAGGACCGCGGAGGTGGCTCGTCTTTCTTGTTCTTCCGTGCCGCTGATTCCAGAGGTCGGGATCAAGCGTGCTTCATGCCAGGTTTCCTCGGACATAGGTCATGACGCTACGCCGACCCGAAGGTCAATGTGAGTCAAATGAATGAAGAGCTCTGCAAGTTCATTGGAATGGGCCAGATGTTCCGAGAATTGCAGACAAGGAAGCACGCCAACGCATAGCGGCTGATCCTCTGTGCTGCTTCGCAGATGCGTTCGGTGTACCGGTCAATGATGAGTCGCCGGGCTTGCGCCCTGTGGCGTTGCACCAGGATCACGCCACCGCTGGACGACATATCCCCGCCGCGAAACGGTCAGCCCGGCTCGCGGCGAGAACATGTCGGCCTTTGAACCCAGTCGGCTGGTCGTGAGCATCGCCGGGCTCAGGCGAGCTTGTCGGCGACCTTGTTGAGGTTCGCGCGCAGCTTGGCGCGGTAGATGTCCTGCTGTTCGGGCAGCCTGGCGTCGCAGAACGCGGCCAGGTCGGGCCCGGTGACCTCGACGACGCTGCGGCCGGCGGCGGCCTCGGTGTCGAACAGATCCAGGATGTCGCGCAGGATGGCGACGATGTCCATGCCGTCGCTGGTGGTGAAGCGCCACATGTAGTTCTTCATCTCCGTGTAGACGGTGCGGTAGTCGGCGGGGAGTGCGGCGGCGCGGGCTTCCATGCGCTTCCAGTCCTTCTTGTCGCCGATGAGGCGGGTGAGGATGTTGTTCATGGTGGTGCTCCTTCTTCGATGCTTGTTCTGGGCCCTCGGTTTGGGGCTGTGGAAGAAGCGTGCAGGGCTGACGTAGCGTCAGGGTCAAGCACCGATCCGAAGAAAGTTCTCGGCGGCTTGGAATCTCAGGCCGCGAGGGTGTGGTCCAGGAGCACGTCGCGCAGCGTGAACTCTGCCCGGGACAGGGGTGGTGGGTCCGGTGCCCAGGTGTCGGGTGGTGGGCTGGTGTAGACGTGGCCCGTCGGTGTGATCGTGGTGATGCTGCCGTCGGGTCCGGGTCTGGCCTGCCAGCCGATCGCTTCCTTGGCCTGATTGCAGCGTTCGCAGAGACCTTGGAGGTTCTGGGCACTGGTTTCGCCACCGTCGGCGTGGCGTTGGATGTGGTCGATGTTGCGGATGGGGGCGTCACACCCGACGGTCCGACAGATCCCGCCGTCGCGGGTGGTGATGAACTCGGCCAGGCCGTCGGGGGCCTTGCGGGAGCGGGCTTCCATCGCGACCAGGTGCCCGGCGGGGTCGGCGAACAGACGGCGCACGAACACCTCGGCCTCAGCCAGCGCCTCCCGAGCCCAGCCGGCGGGAACGGGGCCGTAGCCCTCGACCAACGCAGGCTGGTCGCTGGTGTTGGCGAGCGAGTCGGCGGTCATCACGATCTTGACCTCGATCCGCGGCTTCCCACCGGCCGCGCGGCCGGTGACCCGGTCGACCAGGGTGTCGGCCATGACCTGACCCCGGGTCCGTTCGTCCCCGGCGGCACGGGCGGCATTGGCGGCCTGATCCAATGCGGCGAACACGGCGACGCCGTCCTTGACCGGAAGCAGGGCGCCGAGCCAGGTCATCGTGTCGGGTGCCGGCCGGACGCTGACTCGCCGGTCTTTCTCGGCGTTCGCGGCGCGCGCAACGACGGAGGCCTGGTCGAGGCTGATCGCAAGCTTCTTCGCGGCGTTCTCGAGCTGCCGTAGCCCCATCGAGACCGCCCGGGCGGGTTCACCGTTCGTCCCGGTGGCGCAGAGTTCGTGGTCGATGACCCGACGGTTTTCCAGGGACAAGCAGGCGGTCTCGCGGGCGAGGATGGTGGCCTGCCACTGCGAGAACACCCCGGCCTTCATCAGAGCGAAGGTGTGGGGCATCTCGGTGAGGAGGATTTTCGCCAGCCCGAGCAGCTTCGCACCCTTGGCTGGTGAGACCCGCCGCGCGAGCGCGACCTGCGAGGCCACCCCTTCGCCGAGCTTCCGGGCAGGAACCCCGGCCTTGGTCTGTCGTGCCCGAACAGCTTCCTCGAGACGTACCGAGACCTCTGCCTGGACCGCCTCGGCGCGGCACTTGACCGCTTCGAGGCGGGAGATCCAGTCGACCAGCTCACCCTCGGGCGCACCGGGTGGTGGCCCGTCGAGGAGGCGGTCGATGGTCTCGTACATAGTGCTTATTATATGCTATCGAGCACCATAGTGCCACCTATTTTTGCTGGTCAGTAGCCAGTTAAGCAGTCTGCGAACAAGTCACGTGAGTGCTGCGCCACACTCTCGCCGCCGCCCCGATATAGGCGAAATCTTTCTCGATCGGGTGCCGGGTCAAGGATGGCCGCAGGCCACCGGCGAAGCCGGCGGGCGAAGCCCGTCCTTGACGCGGCGCGCGATCGAGAAACACTCAAAGCAAGGGTCGGCGGCGAACCCTGAATCGAAGAAGCAGTCGCTAAGCGAGGTTTCCTCACGGGTGGTCTCGACAAGCTCGACCACCGGTGGGCCGGGTCTCGACAAGCTCGACCACCGGTGGGCCGGGTCTCGACAAGCTCGACCACCGGTGGGCCGGGTCTCGACAAGCTCGACCACCGGTGGGCCGGGTCTCGACAAGCTCGACCACCGGTGGGCCGGGTCTCGACAAGCTCGACCACCGGTGTGCCGGGTCTCGACACGCCTCCGCCCAGCGGCTCCGGCGTCGACCAGCGCGGCGAGCGGCCCCCGAGGCAGACGCAACAGCCCACCGAAGCGCCTTGAACCGGCCTGTCCGGACCAACCCCCGAGACAACCACCAACCCCGTTGATTCGACCATTTATAGTAAATCGAGTTACATGACTATCTCACGATCTTCGACCCTACACAGGAGGTTCGCATGGAGCGGCTGATCATCTTCGCGCTCGTCGGTCTCGCGGCCCAGGCGGTCGACGGGTCGCTGGGAATGGCTTACGGCGTCACCTCGAGCACGCTGCTGGTCGCGACCGGGGTCGCGCCGGCGGTCGCGTCGGCATCGGTGCATCTGGCCGAGGTGGGCACGACGCTCGCCTCGGGCGTCTCGCACTGGCGGCTCGGCAACGTCGACTGGAAGGTCGTGGCGAAGATCGCGGTCCCCGGCGGGATCGGCGCCTTCACCGGCGCGACCGTCCTCTCCAGCATCTCGACGGAGAGCGCGACGCCCTGGGTGGCCGGGATCCTGCTCCTCCTGGGCGTCTACATCATCGCCCGTTTCGTCTTCGGCAAGCCGCCGGTCTTCATCCCGGGCCGGCGCCCGGGCCTCGGCCTGCTCGCCCCGCTGGGTCTCTTCGGCGGCTTCATCGACGCCACCGGTGGCGGCGGCTGGGGCCCCGTGACCACGCCGACCCTGATCTCCAGCGGGACCCTGCACCCGCGCAAGGTGATCGGCTCGGTCTCCACCGCCGAGTTCGTCACCACCCTCTCGGCGAGCGTCGGCTTCCTGGTCGGGCTGGCAGGGGAGGCGCTCGACTGGCGGATCATCGGCGGCCTCCTCGTCGGTGGCGTGATCGCGGCCCCGTTCGCCGCCTACCTCGTCAAGCACCTCTCGCTGCCCATCCTCGGCGGCCTGGTCGGCAGCATCATCCTGATCACCAACGGACGTACGTTGCTGCGCAACTTCGACGCCGAGTCCGTCGCCGCCTACGGCGTCCTCTTCGCCCTCGCCGCCGTCATCGTCACCATCGCCGTGCGCAAGACCGGCGGCAGGCTCACCGACGCCCAGGAACCGGAGCCGACGACGGCGCCGACGTCCGAGCCCACGTCCGAGTCCGCCAACGCCTGACAGGGCCGCCGCCCGCCGCGCCACCGCGCGCCCGCCGCGCTACCGCGCGTCGGCGGCGCTACCGCGCGTCGGCGGCGCCGCGCAGCTGCCAGGTCAGCGCACCAGCAGGCGCCTCCAGCCGCCACGGTGGAGGCTGGGTCGGGTAGACCCGCGCCGTGGCCACCCGGCCGGCACTCGTGAACGCCTCGATGACCGAGCCGTCCAGGAACAACCGGAGCGCGGGCGGCGCCCCGGCAGAGGTGTCGTACGCATCGTCGACCACGATCCGCCAGGGCTCGGCACGATCGTCGCGACTGGCGTGGCGCCCGTCGAGGACGAGCGTCCCGGCGCCGGTGTCGACCGTGATCTCGACCGACTCTGCCTCGCCGAACTCGAGAAGCACCGTGCCGTTCACGTGCGGGACCGAGATCTCGGCCTGAGCGCCGATCTCCACACCGCCACCGTCGACCGCCACGGCAGAGCCGGCGCGTAGGCCGTCGACCGTCGGCACCGGCGCGAACCGGAGCCCGCCGTCGGGGCCGAGCGCGACGGTGCGGGCCAGCGAGATCGTCCCGGCCCAGCCGTCCTCGTCCCACCAGTCCGGCGAGCGCCGCTCGGTGATCCAGCCGAACATCAGCGGACCGTAGGGGCTGGTCCGCATCGCCGAGGCGGCGTAGAAGCTCGGGCCGTCGTCGACCCGGACGGCGCGCTCGGGCTGGTCGGCGAAGAAGGCGAGCACGTTCCCCGGGCCGTCGGCATGCGACCAGGACGACACGACGGCGAGGGCGCGCCCGCCGAGATGGTAGACCTGCGGGCACTCCCAGCCCTCGCCGGTGTCGTTGCCGTCGACGTCCTGCCGGGGCAGGGACGCCAGGTCACCGACATAGGTCCAGCCGGCCTCGGTCCGGCGGTAGTGCCGGATCGACGCCGTCCGGTCCGGGCCAGCCGCCCCGACCACGAGGTGGAGGCCGTCGTCGTCCTGCCAGGCGAAGGGATCGCGGAACATCGTGATGCCCTCCTCCGGTTCGGGGTCGAGCCCGATCAGCTGCGGGGCGTCGAAGGTCGCGCCGCCGTCGCGGGAGAGGGAGGTGATCACGGGCTGGAACTCCAGGTCGTTGCGGCGGCCGGAGTAGAAGGCGCGTACGTTCCCGTCCTCGAGGATCGTGTTGCCGGACCAGCAGCCGTCGGTGTCGGGGCCACCCGGCTCGGGTGCCATCGCCGGCCGGTGCAGCCGCCACCTGACGAGGTCTGTGCTGCTGGCGTGGCCCCACTCGACCGGCACCTCGGTGTCCGTGCTGGGGCGGTACTGGAAGTAGAGGTGGGTGGTGTCGCCGACCTGGATCGGTCCGTTCGGGTCGTTGAGGTAGCCGCGCGGCGGGCGGATGTGGAATCGCGGAAGCAGGTGGTCCGTGGGCAAGGCGCACTCATTTCTGGGGTCGGTGAAGCGAGACGAGGAGGGAGAGGAGAAGGGTCAGCGGAACGAACCCGCGGTGACGCCTTCGATGAAGTAGCGCTGGGCGAACACGAAGAGCAGGACGCTGGGCACCATCGCCAGCACGACGCCGGCGAGGACCACCGAGATCGACCCGGTGCCGAGGTTTCCCTGCAGGCCGACCAGGCCGAGCGGCAGGGTGAAGGTGTCCTGCGACTGCAGGAAGATCAGCGGTCGGTAGAACTCCGCCCAG includes:
- a CDS encoding DUF1048 domain-containing protein; translated protein: MNNILTRLIGDKKDWKRMEARAAALPADYRTVYTEMKNYMWRFTTSDGMDIVAILRDILDLFDTEAAAGRSVVEVTGPDLAAFCDARLPEQQDIYRAKLRANLNKVADKLA
- a CDS encoding HNH endonuclease, with protein sequence MYETIDRLLDGPPPGAPEGELVDWISRLEAVKCRAEAVQAEVSVRLEEAVRARQTKAGVPARKLGEGVASQVALARRVSPAKGAKLLGLAKILLTEMPHTFALMKAGVFSQWQATILARETACLSLENRRVIDHELCATGTNGEPARAVSMGLRQLENAAKKLAISLDQASVVARAANAEKDRRVSVRPAPDTMTWLGALLPVKDGVAVFAALDQAANAARAAGDERTRGQVMADTLVDRVTGRAAGGKPRIEVKIVMTADSLANTSDQPALVEGYGPVPAGWAREALAEAEVFVRRLFADPAGHLVAMEARSRKAPDGLAEFITTRDGGICRTVGCDAPIRNIDHIQRHADGGETSAQNLQGLCERCNQAKEAIGWQARPGPDGSITTITPTGHVYTSPPPDTWAPDPPPLSRAEFTLRDVLLDHTLAA
- a CDS encoding sulfite exporter TauE/SafE family protein → MERLIIFALVGLAAQAVDGSLGMAYGVTSSTLLVATGVAPAVASASVHLAEVGTTLASGVSHWRLGNVDWKVVAKIAVPGGIGAFTGATVLSSISTESATPWVAGILLLLGVYIIARFVFGKPPVFIPGRRPGLGLLAPLGLFGGFIDATGGGGWGPVTTPTLISSGTLHPRKVIGSVSTAEFVTTLSASVGFLVGLAGEALDWRIIGGLLVGGVIAAPFAAYLVKHLSLPILGGLVGSIILITNGRTLLRNFDAESVAAYGVLFALAAVIVTIAVRKTGGRLTDAQEPEPTTAPTSEPTSESANA
- a CDS encoding glycoside hydrolase family 32 protein translates to MPTDHLLPRFHIRPPRGYLNDPNGPIQVGDTTHLYFQYRPSTDTEVPVEWGHASSTDLVRWRLHRPAMAPEPGGPDTDGCWSGNTILEDGNVRAFYSGRRNDLEFQPVITSLSRDGGATFDAPQLIGLDPEPEEGITMFRDPFAWQDDDGLHLVVGAAGPDRTASIRHYRRTEAGWTYVGDLASLPRQDVDGNDTGEGWECPQVYHLGGRALAVVSSWSHADGPGNVLAFFADQPERAVRVDDGPSFYAASAMRTSPYGPLMFGWITERRSPDWWDEDGWAGTISLARTVALGPDGGLRFAPVPTVDGLRAGSAVAVDGGGVEIGAQAEISVPHVNGTVLLEFGEAESVEITVDTGAGTLVLDGRHASRDDRAEPWRIVVDDAYDTSAGAPPALRLFLDGSVIEAFTSAGRVATARVYPTQPPPWRLEAPAGALTWQLRGAADAR